GACGCGATCGCAGGGCGCCCGCGACGGCTTGGCTGTCGGGCTCGACACGACAGCGACCGGATCGATCGGCCATCGCACCAATACATACACGGTGCGCCGCAGTGTGCTGCAGCCGATGCCCAGTTCAATCTGCGTCATCCGCAATGACGGCAGCCGCAGCGGCGAGTGCTGACATGGTTAATGATTTTTTGGGACACCGGCATTTCACTCGCTGTTAAGCTTTCGCCGTTAACCTTTCTTAACGGGTAGGACATTAGAATTTCTGCATAAGGGATGGATGGCCATGAAAAACCTGCTGCAGCAATTCGTAAGGGATGAGACCGGCGCCACGGCCATCGAATATGGCCTGATCGTTACCGTGCTGTCGCTTACCATCATCGGCGGCGTAAGCAGGGCAGCGGATGCGCTCCAATGGCTGTTCAGCGACAACAGCAGCAGGCTGGTCCAGGCCTTCTCCCACTGACGAAACCGGTCGGGCAATCAGAGACGCAGTCAGCTCTTCGGCGGGTTCTCCAGGATCGCCTTCAGCGATAGCTTGGCTGATCCAGGCTTGAGCGGCTTTTGCTGCGAGGCGTCGGGCGCCCAGCCGGACATCCAGACAACCGGAAAGCTTGCGCGGATGCGGCCGTCCGGGTCCGAGAACCGTTCGGCATAGATTTCGGCCGCGCGGGCAAACAAACGCCTGCTGCCGGGTCGCCGGCTGCGGTCGATGAGCGGGCTGGTTTCGCCCACGGCGCGCAGGTCGGCGGCGAGATCGAACAGCGTGTCGTAGCGCACGGCGACCGTTTCGACATCGGCGACAGGCAATGCCAGGCCGGCGCGCTGCAACAGCCCGCCCGCATCGCGCACGTCGGTGAAGGGAAGGATGCGCGGGCTCGCGCCGCCGTAAAGCTCGGTCTCGGCCGTCAGCATGCTTTCGCGCAACTCGGCGAGCGTACCCGCGCCGGCGAGAGCGCCAAGGAAAAGCCCGTCCGGTTTCAGCGCCCGGCGGATTTGCGCCAGCACGCCGGGAATGTCGTTCATCGCGTGCAGCGACAGCAGGGAGACGACGAGGTCGAGGCTGCCGTCCTCGAACGGCACGGTCTCCGGCGGCGCTACCAGCCCCGGGCCGCCGGCCAGAAGCGCCTCGTCCATCTCGACGCGGACTATTTCGCCGACCTTGCCGCTGGCTGCGAGCACGTCGGCCGCCCCCGACGTCTGGCAAAACAGAGCGGCGGCCTTGCCGAAGCGGCGCTCGACGGCACCCAGCCGGTCGGCAAGGTCTTCGGCCGCTCGCCGCATCAGGAAATCGGCACCCTCGACGGGGCGGGCGAGGGCCCGGCGCTTGTGCGCGAGCCAGAGCTCAGTGTCGATCAAAGGCTGCAATCAAAAGCTTCCTGTTGTCCGCGCCCGCCGGAGTGGTGTTAATGTGGCGAGGGTTTCCTTTCACGTGGCCGATCCGGTGCACAAGATCAAGACCAGCGCGGTTCAGGACATGACGCGGCAGGCACTGGCCTGGCCGGCGCGTCTGTTGTTTCCGCCGGTTTGCGCCGGCTGCCGTCGCCATGTGTCGCAGCCCGGCGTCTTGTGCGGCGCCTGCTGGCCGAAGCTCAGGCTGCTGGAAAAGCCCTGGTGCCCGGTGATGGGCACGCCCTTCACCCACGACATGGGCGAGGGG
This region of Mesorhizobium sp. M2A.F.Ca.ET.046.03.2.1 genomic DNA includes:
- a CDS encoding methyltransferase domain-containing protein, giving the protein MQPLIDTELWLAHKRRALARPVEGADFLMRRAAEDLADRLGAVERRFGKAAALFCQTSGAADVLAASGKVGEIVRVEMDEALLAGGPGLVAPPETVPFEDGSLDLVVSLLSLHAMNDIPGVLAQIRRALKPDGLFLGALAGAGTLAELRESMLTAETELYGGASPRILPFTDVRDAGGLLQRAGLALPVADVETVAVRYDTLFDLAADLRAVGETSPLIDRSRRPGSRRLFARAAEIYAERFSDPDGRIRASFPVVWMSGWAPDASQQKPLKPGSAKLSLKAILENPPKS
- a CDS encoding Flp family type IVb pilin yields the protein MAMKNLLQQFVRDETGATAIEYGLIVTVLSLTIIGGVSRAADALQWLFSDNSSRLVQAFSH